In Bacillus sp. SB49, a single window of DNA contains:
- a CDS encoding TRAP transporter small permease, whose translation MVDKVKKTLDRIILSVTTVFTIALVLGALWQVASRYLISAPSTFTGELLRFLLVWTSILGATYAFGSNQHLAITFMKNKFKGKRRLMLRIINDLFILAFALLIMVKGGMEVVSITMSQTTPILNLPMGYVYSIMPISGVLVVLYKLLLLKEYQQELKGEV comes from the coding sequence ATGGTAGATAAAGTGAAAAAAACATTAGACCGCATAATTTTATCCGTAACAACAGTTTTTACTATAGCGCTTGTTCTTGGAGCCCTTTGGCAAGTGGCCAGCCGTTACTTAATCAGCGCGCCCAGCACGTTCACGGGGGAGCTGCTGCGTTTTTTACTTGTATGGACGTCCATTCTCGGGGCCACCTATGCCTTTGGTTCCAATCAACACTTAGCAATCACCTTTATGAAGAACAAGTTTAAAGGGAAGCGGCGTTTAATGCTTCGTATCATCAATGATCTGTTTATCCTTGCTTTTGCCCTTTTGATTATGGTGAAAGGCGGGATGGAAGTAGTAAGCATCACGATGAGTCAAACGACTCCGATTCTGAATCTGCCGATGGGTTACGTTTATTCTATTATGCCGATCAGCGGGGTGCTCGTAGTCCTTTATAAATTATTACTGCTGAAAGAATATCAGCAAGAGTTGAAAGGTGAGGTGTAG